The proteins below are encoded in one region of Sminthopsis crassicaudata isolate SCR6 chromosome 1, ASM4859323v1, whole genome shotgun sequence:
- the SOCS1 gene encoding LOW QUALITY PROTEIN: suppressor of cytokine signaling 1 (The sequence of the model RefSeq protein was modified relative to this genomic sequence to represent the inferred CDS: deleted 3 bases in 2 codons), with protein sequence MVAHSKVAADNAVTADTRRRRPFSSSSSAPPGWPGTSQPAAPTATRPGPSAWCGALAATTQGQGDTHFRTFRSQADYFSITRASALLDACGFYWGPLSVNVAHEKLKAEPVGTFLVRDSRQKNCFFAISVKMASGPTSIRVNFQAGRFNLDGSRETFDCLFKLLEHYLNSPRKMLVTPLRQLRVRPLQELCRKSIVATFGRDNLGKIPLNPVLKDYLKSFPFQI encoded by the exons ATGGTAGCACACAGTAAGGTGGCAGCCGACAATGCAGTTACAGCAGACACCAGAAGAAGA CgacccttctcctcctcctcctccgccccACCGGGCTGGCCGGGAACATCCCAGCCCGCAGCCCCGACCGCAACACGGCCTGGCCCCTCAGCATGGTGCGGT GCCCTGGCGGCGACGACCCAGGGACAGGGGGACACTCACTTCCGAACCTTCCGCTCCCAAGCGGACTACTTCAGCATCACCCGAGCCAGCGCCTTGTTGGACGCCTGTGGCTTCTACTGGGGGCCTCTGAGTGTGAACGTGGCCCACGAGAAACTCAAGGCTGAGCCGGTGGGGACCTTCCTGGTCCGGGACAGCCGGCAGAAAAACTGTTTTTTTGCCATCAGTGTTAAGATGGCTTCAGGGCCCACCAGCATCCGGGTCAACTTCCAGGCCGGTCGATTTAACCTGGATGGCAGCCGGGAGACCTTCGACTGCCTCTTTAAGCTGCTGGAACATTACCTGAACTCTCCCAGAAAAATGTTGGTGACCCCCCTTCGACAGCTCAGGGTACGGCCCCTGCAGGAGCTGTGTCGTAAGAGCATCGTGGCCACCTTCGGAAGGGACAACTTGGGCAAGATCCCCCTAAATCCTGTCCTTAAGGACTACCTGAAGTCTTTTCCTTTCCAGATATGA